Part of the Pseudobacteriovorax antillogorgiicola genome, TCGCTTGATCGCCCCCGAATACAGCGTCCATGCCGCCGTAAACTGGTACTTCATGGCATCGAGTTGTATGATTGTTACAATCCTAGGCTGGTGGATTTCTGTGAAGATTGTAGAACCCACACTTGGAGCTTATGAGGCAGGCCATGGTGATTTCGAAGATGGTGCTGAAAAACAATATCTCGAAGCACTTACGACTAAAGAAAAAAAAGGCCTACTCTACAGTGGCCTAAGCCTCTTAGTTTTAACAGCGATCACGTTAGTCTTGTTACTTCCCGAGGGAGCCGTACTACGCAACCCATCAGATCCCACAATTCTCAAGTCTGCATTCCTAAAGGGAATCGTAACGTTTCTATTCCTCTTCTTCTTGATTCCATCCACGGTTTATGGCTATGCGGTAGGTGCCTTTAAGTCTGTGGACGACGTTATCGAAGGGATGAGCCAGGCCATGAGAACCTTGGGCCTTTACATTGTCCTAGTCTTCTTCGCGGCCCAGTTCATCGCTTATTTTAAGTGGACCAACTTAGGCTTTATTACAGCAGTCAAAGGCGCTGATTTCCTACAGAGCATCGGCCTAACTGGAATAGGGGTTTTTATTCCATTCATCTTAATGTGTGCTCTGATCAATCTCTCCTTAGGATCAGCATCCGCCCAGTGGGCTGTCACCGCACCGGTATTCGTGCCTATGTTGATGTTGCTGGGATATAGCCCAGAGTTGATTCAAGCTGCTTACCGCATTGGTGATTCGACAACGAATATCATCACACCTATGATGTCCTACTTCGGGCTAATTCTAGCGTTTGCCCATCGCTTCGATAAACGCCTGGGTATGGGGACCATCATCAGTACGATGCTACCCTACTCCATTGTGTTTCTTATTGGTTGGGCTACTTGGTTTTATCTTTGGGTGTTTGTATTTGGATTGCCTGTGGGGCCTGGAGCAGCGACCTACTTCACTCCCTAGAGATTTTCTGGCTCCCTAGCCTAGGCAAGTTGAATTCTCGGCTAGGCGACAAGGAGACAGTAGGTGCTGGGTATGGTGACAAGCGAGTGACAAAGTCAACAACACCGAGACTTCAAATCGACTAGGCCCTAGTGGCATTCAACTGCCTCTAGGGAATGTGGATGTCCCTACTTATACTTAAGAATCAGCATTACCTGAGCACCTACATCCACATCTCCCGCTTCGATCGCTACCGATTCATCAGCACTACTGCGAGCAAATTGCAAGCGACTCATATCTCTAGGGCCTCCGCCCTGGGGGCCGACTATCACTTGAGCAATCTCCTGATAGTCGAGTCCTAGGCTGCCCAAAATCTGTTGTCCCTCCTTAAGTGCTTTTTGCGCACCCATGGCAAGTGCCTTATTGCGAGCATGGCTTAGCTCTTGCTCAGTCGCGGTAAAGCGAATATGACGAATTTCGTTAGCGCCATGCTTAATGACTCGATCCAGCATTTCACCAGCCCGATCAACGGGCACTTCAAAGCTAAGAATCGCTAGGCCTTCAAAACCAAGATCTTGCTTTTTGCCCCCTTGGTAGCGAGACCTTGTTTGGATCTGGTATTGATCTGTACTTAGTTTCTCAACCTTATCGCCTTTTAAAGCTTTGGTGAGACGATTAGTCTTGGTCCTTAGCTCACCTTGCACCTTGGCTGCATTTTTATCTAGAATCGAAATAGCTACCGAGATCTGAGCAATACTCGCTGGTAGGCTAACTTTTCCATGACCAGACACCTGAAGGACTTTGGACTCAATCTCTGAGACTGCTCCAAATGTTTGGCTGGACAATAGGATTACAAGTAGAAGTACAGAATGTTTCAACACGTTTTAATCTCCTTATCATGAGGAAAATGCGTTCTCCATAGCTAGAATCTTCGTCATCTAATCCATAGCTACAGAACTGAGTTTTCCTTCAAGATAGCACCTTTCATGATGAAAGGCGCCTAAGAGTCTGCCTGAGCTGGTTCAGGCAGACTCTAACTATGGAGGTCAGGAACGGTCTTCCATCTTCTTCCTTTGACGCATATCGAGATGAACCTTCTTCCAACGCAGCTTGCTGTTTTGCTTGAAAGCTTGATTTCGACGATCCTGCTCTCGCTGCATCTTTTGATAGTTTTTCCAACGTCTATCATCAATATCGCCAGCTTCAATGGCCTTTAGAATTGCGCAACCGTCTTCGACAGTGTGAGAGCAATTTCTGTAGCGACAGTGAGGCATTTTCGACTCGATATCATCAAAGGCCTCACTGATAGTTTCAGCTTGAACAATCGGCTGGAACTCCCGCATTCCGGGAGTATCAATGACCAAAGACCCATTCGCCGCTTGCAGCATCTGCCGGGACGTAGTCGTATGACTGCCCTTATCGAAGAAGCTGATCGCTTGGGTTTTCTGCATATCCTCGCCACAGATATAATTGACCAGGGTACTTTTCCCTACACCAGATGATCCAATAGCGACCAGCGTCGCACCTGGGCTTAACAGGCTAAGAAGCTTATCTAGACCAAGCTTCTTGGGAGCACTGATCGGAATGATCTGAACTCCACGTGCAATCCGCTCCACCTGCTCAATGTAGTCGTCTGGATTGTCACATAGATCCTGCTTACTCAAAACAACCACCGGTGTTGCTCCGCTTTCTTGGATTGCGAGCAAGTATCGCTCTAAGCGACTCAGATTAAATTCATCGTTCATCGATGTCACGATCAAGGCATAATCGACATTAGCAGCGATGGGCTGCACCTGGCTGCGATTGCCAGCAGCCATCCGTTGCAGTAGACTCTTGCGCTCGTATACCTGCTTCACAGCCAAAGAATCAGAGTCGAGCAAGCCGTCGAGCAAAACAAAATCACCCACTGTTGGTTGCATGTTAATACTCTCCGGCAGCCGAGCTTGCGCCGAGATTTCGCCATTGTGAACTTCTAAAACTCCCTTGTGCACCGCTAAAACCCGAGCAATCTTATCAATCTCCTGCTCATAGTCTTCAATTTGGCTCATAAAAAACTGCCCAAAACCCAATGAATGTAGATTCACAGTAGTCCTCGTAAATAGATTTTTCGCAAGATGCACGCACTGGTACATTACAGCGATTTTTCATTCAATTTTTCTTAAAAATACTAAACTTAGGAGGCGAGAGGGTGGGTCCAGAACATGAGCGGTCTATTGGTGCTCTTGTCTGTTGCTAAAAGAATCCCTTCGCCGTTTTTCCTACAATCATACTATCCTCCTTCTGGAAAAGTGAATTGATTCGATTTAGTTATAGCAGTCCCTGTCCTCGGAATCAAGAAGTGCTTTCATCTGAACTTGATAGACCACTATTCGGAATTTTGGAACCAAAGCTTTATTAATCTGTCGCTGTTTATTCAATCAAAAAAGGTTCGCGCCCTTCCTAGTCGGAGGCCATAACATACATATTATCATTTAATATCAGTTACTTAAGAGAACTGTTCGAAATAGCAAACAATGAGTTCCCAACTAAGGGATTTTCGAGTCGCATTAATTCACCGAGAGTAGACACGTTGCTAAGCAGCATGAAATGCCAAGTTCACGGATCGTCCTAACTATCCCGAAAGGAAAACAGCTATGAGCAAGATCATGCCAACTCTGTTTCTGTCTCACGAATCGCCACTGCTTTGGGATACTCCGTCGCCAGCCAGAGAATTTCTTTGCAACCTTGCTAGCGATTTAGAGCGTAAACCTAAAGGCTTAATAGTGGTATCAGCTCACTGGCAAGAACCACAGTTCTCTGTTTCGAGTGCGGAATCACCTGCTACTATTCATGATTTTGGTGGTTTTCCACCCCAATATTATGATGTTCAATATCAGTCGTCAGGGTCTAAAGATGGAGCATTGGAACTGATCGGGGTATTAAAATCCCAAGGGCTCGATATCCGCGAAGACCCCACACGAGGCATGGATCATGGAGTGTGGATTCCCATAGGCTTGATGTATCCTCAAGGTGAATTGCCCGTGATTAGCTTATCCATCAAACTCCGTGGCTCCGCAAAGGAGCACTACCAGCTTGGGCAAGCTCTCAAACCTCTCCGAGAACTGGGGTATTTGGTGGTAGGCAGTGGAACAGCAACTCACAATTTGGGAGCCTTCTTTGGGCCCGGCGGCGTTCCTCAGCTCCATGCAGCCCCTGACCCAAGGGTTCAAGCGTTCTCAGATTGGCTCCGAGGTAACATCAACGACCATGAGGTGATTCTAAATTACAAAAAGGCTGCCCCTTACGGCTATTTCAATCACCCAAGCCCCGATCACTTTCTCCCCCTGATTGTGGCGATGGGTGCAGGCTCGGGTGATCTGGCTCGATGTATTCACCATTCCTATCACTATGGGTTTTTTGCGATGACTAGCTTTCGTTGGGGGTGATGTTTTGGCTGACTCAAGTTCCTAGCGTTACTGATTCTATTTATTTGATCAGGCAATGGGTATGTAACAGTTTGCATGCCCCCTTCTTATAGGTGCTAGCATGATCTAATCACAGCCGAGCTTTATGTCGATAACGATTTTGAACCTTTCTCCCACCTAATGGCAACAACCTTTCACGATAATCTCCTTGCTGCTTGGCTCAGCGATTCTATTACTTGTTACAATTGGAGACGATCGAAATGAAACAAATAAATCTCTCGCTCTACATCAAAAACTTCCGTAAAGCGCAAGAACAACAAGGAACCCAGTCTGGAATGTCGTTAATCGAAATACTAATAGTCATTTCAATTATGGGAGGCTTGATGGCAATTTTGGCTGATGGTCTCATGGAGGTGGGCACCGATGCAAGAATTCAAACAACCCGTTTGCAGATGAGTAAGATCAACTCCTCGCTTGCTCGATATCGGCTTCATACGTTCAAGCTGCCCACCTCTGAACAGGGACTAGATGCGCTAATCAAGAACCCGGGGATTAAGCGATGGCGGGGACCCTATCTTAACGAAAACCAATTGCTTGATCCTTGGGGGACACCATTAAGCTATGAAATTGAGGGTAATAGCTTTGCGATTATATCAGCTGGTCCCGACACCCTAGCAGGAACAGACGATGATATTAACTCTCAAGAGGAGGGCGATAATTAAATTAAGTAAGATCCGGAATAATAGGCCGGATCTTACATACACGGCTATTACTCGGCTGGAGCATCCTCAACACACATAAGGTTTGCTTCAGGGGTATAGTTTTCTAGCTCAATAACAGCGATATTTTCTTTGTGGCCTTCTAGATAAGCTTTCTTTACTAAAGTACCGTCTTCAGTAGCTGTAAGGCGCAAGATTCGAGGGGCCTTTTCAGAATTAGACATATACCAGAATAAGTAGTCCCCAGCTAAAACTTTTACGTCGCTTGACTGGACTTTGTAGATGTTTTCTCCATCCGCTGCAAATAGTTCTTTTTGAAGCTCGGCTAATCTATCAGAAAAGTAACTGAATTGGGGAAGTTTGGTTCCTTCGGGACACTTTACGTCTGCCATGGAAACGTAGATCTTTAGTTCTTCTTCTTTCTTCGTTTCAACAGACTCTACTGGTTGGGTAGGTGGAACCTTGGTTTCTGTGTCGACAACTTGAGGGGGAAGAACCTGGCCCACTGTGTTATTCTCTTCAGTTTTTTTATCCACGTTCTCTAAACTGGGAGTGTCAACTGGATCTGTACGCTTATCTTTTTTTTGGGGAAGACAGGCACTCGTGGCAACAGCAAAAACAATTCCGGACACAGCAAGTAGTTTTTTCATCATAACTCCAAATATAACTCTATAATCATGTTTGCCAGTGACTTGGCTTCTTTCGTAGAGCAACAATCATACCGATCTTGGGAACCTTCTGAGGGAGGCGTGATGCCTATTTAATCTTATGATTATACTGAGAAGATAGGAAATAGGCTAAGAGTTCCTTGCCATCGAGTGTATAAGTTTGACACGAAGTTCAAGAGCTCAAACATAGCTTTATCGTTTAGATACAGAAAGGGGGAAGTGTTTCAGCACTTCCCCCACTAAATCCTTCGTTCAAGGAATTTCAAGTCATAGTCAAGACTACGGCTTACATCTGTAATTGCTATCGCGAAAGAGATCAAAAAGTTGAGTAAGTTCTGTGCTACTTAGAGTAAATGGCACAGAGAATCGACAAAGCTCCCAGTTTGCACTATCATCTGATCCTTGTTGACTCATAATATCTTTTTTAAACTCCTCCAGTGCGTCCCCTCGATTATAGTTGAAAATCTTGTTGAAGTTTTCACTGTAGCTTTTAACGATCGCTGGATGTGTGAACTTCACTAAGTTTTCGAATTTACCTGTTTCAGCTGTTTCAGACCAATTATAGCTCCCGGTGTACACCGCTGAGTTGTCTACAACCATATACTTTGAATGCATCTGCTGGGCAATTTTGTGAGAATGAAATCGGTAGTTTCTTTTAAAACGGACATTATCATCTCCCAGAATCAGGGCTAAGTCACGGTCTACATTGGAGTTTGCTGATGTTCTAAACGCATATTCACCGCCATCGGTTACTAACTGAACCTTAACACCACGTTCAAATGCTTGAATAATCGCCTGATGAATATCGGGTCTATTATAGTGAGTGGTTGCTATTTTGATTTCTGATCTTGCACTGTCTATAGCTTCGATAAGCCATGCACTTGCTACAGCACTGCCTACTTTAGACCATCTTCCTTCAGTAGTCTTACTCTTCTTAAAGTTACTTGAAGTAAATCTCACCAAATCACTTGGTTGGTATTCAGTCTCGACAATATTTATAAAAGTCACATCAGTCCCGTTGCTAAGCTCATTGTTCCAGTGAGCTGCGTTGTTCCAAATATAGGTGAACTCTGAAGAAAAACCGCCGACAAGTTCAGCCTTACGAGTTTTGAAAAAATCTTCGTCATACGGTTTAGAGTCATTTTCATCTAAAGTCGTGCTACTCCAGTTGGCTGATCCTGAAAGGAGAATATTATTATCGATCACAGCAAATTTATGGTGCATCTTTGTTATGTTGTACCTTACTTCGATGCCTGCATTTTCAAAGTCAGTACAGATACTGCATATAGTCTTTCCCTTCAAAAGAGTATATTTAGTGTCGTTATTGATCAGAACTCTAATCTTAACACTATCGTCACTAGCTTTTTCTTTTAGAGCAGCCTTTATCTCTCTGTTACTAAAGCTATACATCGCGATCTTGATCTCATTTTTTGCAGCCTTGATCGACTCGATGATTGTCTTTTCAATTTCTTTGTCCCGTGACGGCGCAAATATTACCCTTGTTTCCAAATTAGGTTCAACTTCAGGTTTTTTAACCACAGGTGTTGCAACTTCTGGTTTTTCAACTACAGGTGTTTCAACCACAGGTGTTACAACTTCTGGTTTTTCAACTTCTGGTTTTTCAACTTCTGGTTTTTTAACTTCTGTTTTTTTAACTTCTGGTTTTTTAACTAAAGGTTTGTTTAGTTCGGTTGCTGAACTCTGGTCGTTCGAACCCGGCTCTATTTCCCTCTTGCCTTGCTCACCAACGACTTCAGGGGCTGTTGGAACAGCTTCAGGTAAGCCTTGAGCTTTAGTTCCTTCTTCTGGTTTGAGAACATCTTCTTTTGGGCTACTTGGAGGCGCTGTGCCATCATCAGACTTACTAGGTCCTGAGTTACATGCAGAAATCACTAGGGCAAATAAGAAAGGGCTATAGAGTTTCATAATATTCCTTTGAACGAAAGGGAGGATAAGACTCGCACTTTATAGCACTGTCATTATGGCTATGTAAATAGTGGATTTGTTTATTTACAACCCTTTTACCTATCTGTAATCACTCCTCGGCTCTCCCTGAAGACTGAAACCATCAATACTAACTTTGACTTTCGTTTTATGCCCCGATTCATGAGGCTTTCGAGATCCGGTTAAATTGAAGGTTTCATTCGGGTCTCGCTCATTGGTAGAATGGACAAACGCCTAATCGCTGCTAATGCTTGCTAGTAGGCCAGAAGATTTGGCTTTACCAATGGAATCTTTGCCAGTTCTAATGACCTTCAAACGTCACTTCCGCTTTGTAACGATCATTTACTGGGCTATGGTCTCAAAATCGTTTAAAACGCAAACTTCATAATAAAAATAAAGGTCACTTATGCTTTCCCTACCAAATCAACTTACTAAACTATTCATCATATTGGCCAGCTGGTCCTCAACCATGGCATTGGCCTTTGACCGAATCACTGGCAGCCCCTTTGCCAGCCGCTCTGAAGTGATTGCCACCCAAGGCATGGCAGCCACCTCCCAACCTATAGCAAGCCAGGTAGCCATCGATATCCTGAAAAAAGGCGGCTCGGCGGTGGACGCTGCCATCGCAGCTAACGCTGTCTTGGCTCTCGTAGAACCAACAGGCTGCGGTCTAGGGGGTGACCTTTATGCCATTGTATGGGACCAAAAGTCCCGTAAACTTCATGGCCTAAATGCATCTGGGCGTTCCCCAAAATCTTTAACCCTGACAGAGCTAAAAAAGCAGGGCTTGACGAAGATTCCCTCTTTCGGCCCGCTACCTGTTTCCGTTCCAGGAGCTGTGGACGGCTGGTTCGAGCTGCATAAGAAGTTTGGACGCCTCCCTATGAAAGATGTCCTAGCACCAGCCATTGACTACGCTCGCCAAGGCTTCCCGGTAAGCGAGCTTATCGCTTACTACTGGGAACGCAATGCCAGGTACCTTAAACCCTACCCTAATTTCAAAGAAACATTCATGCCTGAAGGTCGTACACCCAGAAAAGGTGAGATTTTTAAGAATCCAGATCTCGCGAAAACCTTAGACCTGATTGCCAAGAAAGGCCGTGATGAGTTCTACAAAGGCGGCATCGCAAAGATCATTGCCCGCTATATGAAAGAGCAAGATGGGTATTTGAGTTACGACGATCTAGCAAACCATAGCTCTGATTGGGTGGAACCCGTTTCCGTCGAATATCGAGGTTTCCGTCTTTGGGAGCTTCCTCCCAATGGTCAAGGTATTGCCGCTCTTCAGATCCTTCAAATACTCAAGCAATTTGATAGCAAGGACTGGAGCCTAGATGACCCCAATTATATTCATACCTTTGTGGAGGCCAAGAAACTGGCTTTCGAGGATCGGGCTCGATACTACGCGGACTTAGATTTCTATAAAACGCCGGTCAAAACCCTAATTTCAGAATCCTATGCTAAACGTCGGGCTAAGCTAATCGACCCGAACCGCGCTGCAAAAAGCTTCAAGCCTGATCCCAAAGTTCTTGAGGAAGGAGATACCATTTACTTGAGCACTGCGGATCGTGATGGCAACATGGTGTCCTTGATTCAATCGAACTATCGGGGAATGGGCTCCGGTATGACACCGACAGGCTTGGGCTTTATCCTTCAAGACCGAGGGGAACTATTTAGCTTGAACGAGGGCGAAGCCAATACCTATGCTCCTGGCAAACGACCTTTTCATACTATCATTCCGGCATTTATCACAAAAAACAATAAACCTTTTATGGCTTATGGAGTTATGGGAGGAGCCACACAGCCGCAGGCGCATGTTCAGATCATGATGAACATGATTCACTTTGGCGCGAACCTTCAGGAAGCTGGAGATTTTCCAAGAATCCTCCACCGAGGATCATCGCAACCCACTGGTGAAAGGATGGATGACGGTGGCGTGGTTAGCTTAGAAAGCGGTTTTTCAGCTGAAACACGACGAGAACTTAGTAAGCGGGGTCATCAGTTGCAATGGAATGTTGGCTCCTTTGGGGGTTACCAAGCGATCATGCGTGATGATAATGGAGTTTACTATGGAGCATCGGAAAGCCGTAAAGATGGTGCTGCTATAGGATATTAGCTGATCGTCAGTGCTTTGTGATTCGCGTCAACTAACTCACAATCACTAATTCCACTTGATACCAAAAACCAAACTCATATCCCGTCGGCTAGGAGTCAAAGACATAAATCGAAGGGCATAGGTCGGCGACTCCTGCTCCAGGCTAAAGACCAAGTACCAAAATTTACCGGAATATCCTG contains:
- a CDS encoding AbgT family transporter — encoded protein: MTSHAPTKKGWFSKFLRFVEWAGNLLPHPVALFAIFAAGVVILSFLCEQLGLQVPDPRPEGAKGRTMDGVILAKSLLSAEGIRWMVLSCVRNFTDFAPLGTVLVAMLGVGVAEKSGLLATVIRALVLKAPAHLITPVLVFAGVISNVASEMGYVVLVPMGGFIYLALGRHPLAGMAAVFAGVSGGYSSNLLISTVDPLLSGITQEAARLIAPEYSVHAAVNWYFMASSCMIVTILGWWISVKIVEPTLGAYEAGHGDFEDGAEKQYLEALTTKEKKGLLYSGLSLLVLTAITLVLLLPEGAVLRNPSDPTILKSAFLKGIVTFLFLFFLIPSTVYGYAVGAFKSVDDVIEGMSQAMRTLGLYIVLVFFAAQFIAYFKWTNLGFITAVKGADFLQSIGLTGIGVFIPFILMCALINLSLGSASAQWAVTAPVFVPMLMLLGYSPELIQAAYRIGDSTTNIITPMMSYFGLILAFAHRFDKRLGMGTIISTMLPYSIVFLIGWATWFYLWVFVFGLPVGPGAATYFTP
- a CDS encoding SIMPL domain-containing protein produces the protein MLKHSVLLLVILLSSQTFGAVSEIESKVLQVSGHGKVSLPASIAQISVAISILDKNAAKVQGELRTKTNRLTKALKGDKVEKLSTDQYQIQTRSRYQGGKKQDLGFEGLAILSFEVPVDRAGEMLDRVIKHGANEIRHIRFTATEQELSHARNKALAMGAQKALKEGQQILGSLGLDYQEIAQVIVGPQGGGPRDMSRLQFARSSADESVAIEAGDVDVGAQVMLILKYK
- the rsgA gene encoding ribosome small subunit-dependent GTPase A, yielding MNLHSLGFGQFFMSQIEDYEQEIDKIARVLAVHKGVLEVHNGEISAQARLPESINMQPTVGDFVLLDGLLDSDSLAVKQVYERKSLLQRMAAGNRSQVQPIAANVDYALIVTSMNDEFNLSRLERYLLAIQESGATPVVVLSKQDLCDNPDDYIEQVERIARGVQIIPISAPKKLGLDKLLSLLSPGATLVAIGSSGVGKSTLVNYICGEDMQKTQAISFFDKGSHTTTSRQMLQAANGSLVIDTPGMREFQPIVQAETISEAFDDIESKMPHCRYRNCSHTVEDGCAILKAIEAGDIDDRRWKNYQKMQREQDRRNQAFKQNSKLRWKKVHLDMRQRKKMEDRS
- a CDS encoding DODA-type extradiol aromatic ring-opening family dioxygenase; this translates as MSKIMPTLFLSHESPLLWDTPSPAREFLCNLASDLERKPKGLIVVSAHWQEPQFSVSSAESPATIHDFGGFPPQYYDVQYQSSGSKDGALELIGVLKSQGLDIREDPTRGMDHGVWIPIGLMYPQGELPVISLSIKLRGSAKEHYQLGQALKPLRELGYLVVGSGTATHNLGAFFGPGGVPQLHAAPDPRVQAFSDWLRGNINDHEVILNYKKAAPYGYFNHPSPDHFLPLIVAMGAGSGDLARCIHHSYHYGFFAMTSFRWG
- a CDS encoding type II secretion system protein GspG, with translation MKQINLSLYIKNFRKAQEQQGTQSGMSLIEILIVISIMGGLMAILADGLMEVGTDARIQTTRLQMSKINSSLARYRLHTFKLPTSEQGLDALIKNPGIKRWRGPYLNENQLLDPWGTPLSYEIEGNSFAIISAGPDTLAGTDDDINSQEEGDN
- a CDS encoding phospholipase D-like domain-containing protein, which encodes MKLYSPFLFALVISACNSGPSKSDDGTAPPSSPKEDVLKPEEGTKAQGLPEAVPTAPEVVGEQGKREIEPGSNDQSSATELNKPLVKKPEVKKTEVKKPEVEKPEVEKPEVVTPVVETPVVEKPEVATPVVKKPEVEPNLETRVIFAPSRDKEIEKTIIESIKAAKNEIKIAMYSFSNREIKAALKEKASDDSVKIRVLINNDTKYTLLKGKTICSICTDFENAGIEVRYNITKMHHKFAVIDNNILLSGSANWSSTTLDENDSKPYDEDFFKTRKAELVGGFSSEFTYIWNNAAHWNNELSNGTDVTFINIVETEYQPSDLVRFTSSNFKKSKTTEGRWSKVGSAVASAWLIEAIDSARSEIKIATTHYNRPDIHQAIIQAFERGVKVQLVTDGGEYAFRTSANSNVDRDLALILGDDNVRFKRNYRFHSHKIAQQMHSKYMVVDNSAVYTGSYNWSETAETGKFENLVKFTHPAIVKSYSENFNKIFNYNRGDALEEFKKDIMSQQGSDDSANWELCRFSVPFTLSSTELTQLFDLFRDSNYRCKP
- the ggt gene encoding gamma-glutamyltransferase, encoding MALAFDRITGSPFASRSEVIATQGMAATSQPIASQVAIDILKKGGSAVDAAIAANAVLALVEPTGCGLGGDLYAIVWDQKSRKLHGLNASGRSPKSLTLTELKKQGLTKIPSFGPLPVSVPGAVDGWFELHKKFGRLPMKDVLAPAIDYARQGFPVSELIAYYWERNARYLKPYPNFKETFMPEGRTPRKGEIFKNPDLAKTLDLIAKKGRDEFYKGGIAKIIARYMKEQDGYLSYDDLANHSSDWVEPVSVEYRGFRLWELPPNGQGIAALQILQILKQFDSKDWSLDDPNYIHTFVEAKKLAFEDRARYYADLDFYKTPVKTLISESYAKRRAKLIDPNRAAKSFKPDPKVLEEGDTIYLSTADRDGNMVSLIQSNYRGMGSGMTPTGLGFILQDRGELFSLNEGEANTYAPGKRPFHTIIPAFITKNNKPFMAYGVMGGATQPQAHVQIMMNMIHFGANLQEAGDFPRILHRGSSQPTGERMDDGGVVSLESGFSAETRRELSKRGHQLQWNVGSFGGYQAIMRDDNGVYYGASESRKDGAAIGY